The following proteins are co-located in the Asticcacaulis excentricus CB 48 genome:
- a CDS encoding recombinase family protein: MLIGYARILKSEAEDTTPQVDALKAAGCEKPFAEFPTGGRRDRPQLKQMLDDLRPEDVVVVTELDRIASSLGDLSGILNKINNCGAYFRSLRDGTDKSGDSDRILMQMVQSIGNFERTKLRTRTAEGQEAACSRGNGGGQPTKLAPAQQREILDMLNAGRSAADLARLFRVHRATISRLASKARRSDSVERTNVHQKFLDLAKITPTLSLGPVARIGFRR, translated from the coding sequence ATGTTGATCGGTTACGCCCGCATCTTGAAATCCGAGGCCGAGGATACGACCCCGCAAGTTGATGCCCTGAAGGCCGCCGGGTGTGAAAAACCCTTCGCGGAATTCCCGACCGGTGGCCGCAGGGACCGCCCGCAACTCAAGCAAATGCTCGATGATTTGCGCCCTGAAGACGTCGTTGTCGTCACCGAGCTGGATCGGATCGCGAGTTCACTCGGAGATCTCTCTGGTATTCTCAACAAAATAAACAACTGCGGAGCGTACTTCCGGTCACTGAGAGACGGTACTGACAAATCAGGAGATTCTGACCGTATACTGATGCAAATGGTGCAGTCGATTGGCAACTTTGAACGCACAAAGCTTCGCACTCGAACAGCCGAGGGCCAAGAAGCCGCATGCTCCAGAGGCAATGGTGGAGGCCAGCCAACTAAGCTCGCCCCCGCCCAGCAGCGAGAGATTTTGGACATGCTGAATGCCGGACGCTCGGCCGCCGACCTGGCTCGTTTGTTCCGCGTTCACAGAGCAACCATCAGCCGGCTGGCCTCAAAAGCCCGACGCAGCGACAGCGTGGAACGCACCAACGTTCACCAAAAGTTCTTAGATTTGGCCAAAATCACACCGACGTTGTCATTGGGTCCAGTTGCGAGAATCGGCTTCCGAAGATAG
- a CDS encoding Tn3 family transposase, which produces MPRKSILTARERAGLLSHPTDEPLLIEHWTLHPEDLILVNTRRKAETRFALALQLCSLRYPGRLIAAGDTIPAEAVQFLAEQLATRPDVLLDACKRAATRSEHLDVLRRAYGFQEMTQPHRAELLNWVRGMAIASPKARPLVFSLAEEMRRRRIIIPGVTVLERLVAQALHQAESHLYEGVHGSLTDLAIGALDALVSDKPVHGRQHQISWLREPPGPQGSRAMIAIIQRLDLIREIDITPKTAELIGMERRVNLAAEGKRLTAQNYRQMNAPRRYTTLAATVFELGLDLTDQAINMFEALIARSVRRAHRRREERAQEEALNSQDAMAFLRDLAVVLVDAHDTGRALDPAITTFTTWDEIRRIVGSINPTRRFSAENNLLVELRAEYAAVRRYASPFLAAFEFKASAGYQGLVEALLELSQRWHRSPGRMTEADWVARFLPFVPLRARQQIMMVDGGIDHKMMEIHFMLELKARLASGDVTVVGSRAYQTIETYLLPRGQFELIQKSGTLPIAINPNFWDYIAARKAELETALQTAAKHLADNRGDTRIGAKGLRVPAVFTEESEQAVAFAGLLSRHMPTVRLTDLLMDVDRMTGFAETFEHLQTGRPCADKRALFTALIAEATNLGLSKMAQASPGRTRRQLQQTAIWHFREDTFALALAKLIEAQHGDAFATVFGSPTISSSDGQHIFLGAAAENAGEVNAHYGRDPIIKLYTAISGRYAPYHTRVMAATASEALHVLDALLETPTGQAVTRHHVDGGGVNDLVFATCHLLGYAFNPRIPNLDGRCLYGFRPAKDYSVLHDVMGDRLDASQIAPYWDDILHMMTSLRTRTVSSSLLLKRLSSAPKRQGLSNAMRLLGRIERTLFTLQWINDKDLRKQTTAELNKGEARNALVRAVNLHRLGRFRDRSQENLSIRASALNLVVTAIIYWNSVHMGRAVAALRDRGQQVPDEWLSTLSPLGWEHINLTGDYIWEDEPALDDEGFRPIPFLP; this is translated from the coding sequence ATGCCCAGAAAATCCATCCTCACGGCCAGAGAGCGTGCGGGTTTGCTTTCGCACCCCACCGACGAGCCCTTACTGATCGAGCACTGGACGCTCCATCCGGAAGACCTCATCCTGGTCAATACGCGACGAAAGGCCGAGACCCGCTTTGCGCTGGCTCTGCAACTCTGCTCCCTGCGTTACCCTGGCCGCCTGATCGCTGCCGGCGACACCATCCCTGCGGAGGCCGTGCAGTTCCTTGCCGAGCAATTAGCGACCCGTCCGGACGTGCTACTGGATGCCTGCAAGCGAGCGGCAACGCGTTCCGAACATCTGGACGTCCTTAGGCGAGCTTACGGCTTTCAGGAAATGACCCAGCCTCATCGGGCCGAATTATTGAACTGGGTGCGCGGCATGGCGATCGCGTCACCCAAGGCCCGCCCGCTGGTATTCTCACTGGCGGAGGAGATGCGGCGCCGCCGGATCATCATTCCAGGCGTTACCGTATTGGAACGGTTGGTGGCGCAAGCCCTTCATCAGGCGGAGAGCCATCTTTACGAGGGCGTCCACGGCTCGCTGACAGACCTCGCCATAGGCGCACTCGATGCGCTGGTCTCGGATAAGCCGGTACATGGGCGCCAGCATCAGATCTCATGGCTGCGCGAACCGCCGGGTCCGCAAGGCAGCCGGGCAATGATCGCGATCATTCAGCGTCTGGATCTTATTCGTGAGATCGACATAACCCCTAAGACCGCGGAACTGATCGGTATGGAGCGCAGGGTCAATCTGGCGGCTGAAGGCAAGCGCCTGACGGCGCAGAACTACAGGCAAATGAATGCGCCGCGACGCTACACGACATTGGCCGCGACCGTGTTTGAGCTGGGGCTGGACCTTACCGATCAAGCGATCAACATGTTCGAGGCCCTGATCGCCCGCTCTGTCCGCCGCGCCCATCGCCGGCGTGAGGAGCGCGCCCAGGAGGAGGCGCTGAATAGCCAGGACGCGATGGCCTTCCTGCGCGATCTGGCGGTCGTTCTTGTCGACGCTCATGACACTGGGCGTGCGCTTGATCCTGCCATCACCACCTTCACCACCTGGGATGAGATCCGCAGGATCGTCGGCAGCATCAATCCAACACGCCGGTTTTCTGCCGAGAACAACCTCCTCGTCGAGTTACGTGCCGAATATGCGGCTGTGCGGCGCTACGCGTCGCCGTTTCTGGCGGCCTTCGAGTTCAAGGCGTCCGCCGGTTATCAGGGCTTGGTTGAGGCGCTCCTTGAATTGAGCCAGCGGTGGCACCGCAGTCCGGGCCGAATGACCGAGGCGGATTGGGTTGCGCGGTTCCTCCCGTTTGTACCCTTGCGGGCCCGTCAGCAGATCATGATGGTCGACGGCGGTATCGATCACAAGATGATGGAAATCCATTTTATGCTGGAGCTGAAGGCGCGCCTCGCGTCGGGCGACGTGACGGTTGTCGGCTCAAGGGCCTATCAGACCATTGAAACCTATCTGCTTCCACGCGGCCAGTTCGAATTGATTCAAAAGTCAGGCACGCTGCCCATCGCTATAAACCCGAATTTCTGGGACTATATCGCGGCGCGCAAGGCAGAACTTGAGACGGCCCTTCAGACAGCCGCGAAGCATCTTGCAGACAATCGGGGCGATACCCGCATCGGCGCCAAAGGCCTTCGCGTACCAGCTGTCTTCACTGAGGAAAGTGAGCAAGCGGTGGCCTTTGCCGGGCTGCTGTCCCGTCATATGCCGACGGTCCGGTTGACGGATCTTCTGATGGACGTCGATCGGATGACGGGGTTTGCGGAAACGTTCGAGCATCTCCAGACGGGGCGCCCTTGTGCGGACAAGCGCGCCCTGTTCACAGCGCTCATCGCTGAAGCAACCAATCTCGGTCTTAGCAAGATGGCTCAGGCCAGCCCTGGCCGCACACGCCGGCAGCTACAGCAAACAGCTATCTGGCACTTCCGGGAGGATACCTTCGCGTTGGCGCTGGCGAAGCTGATCGAGGCCCAGCATGGGGACGCGTTCGCTACGGTTTTCGGCTCACCTACGATTTCTTCTTCCGACGGTCAGCACATCTTTTTGGGTGCGGCCGCCGAGAACGCCGGCGAAGTGAATGCCCATTACGGTCGAGATCCGATCATCAAACTCTACACGGCGATCAGCGGCCGCTATGCGCCCTATCACACCCGCGTCATGGCTGCGACCGCGAGCGAGGCGCTGCATGTGCTCGATGCCCTTCTCGAAACGCCTACGGGGCAGGCCGTCACGCGCCACCACGTCGACGGCGGTGGCGTCAACGATCTCGTCTTCGCGACCTGCCACCTTTTAGGCTATGCCTTCAACCCGCGTATCCCCAATCTCGATGGCCGCTGCCTTTACGGCTTTCGGCCGGCGAAAGACTATAGCGTTCTTCACGATGTGATGGGTGATCGTCTTGATGCCAGCCAGATCGCCCCTTACTGGGACGACATCCTGCATATGATGACGTCGTTACGCACCCGGACCGTATCGTCGTCCCTCCTGCTGAAACGACTGAGTTCCGCCCCCAAGCGGCAAGGCCTGAGCAATGCAATGAGGTTGTTGGGCAGAATCGAGCGCACGCTATTCACCCTGCAGTGGATCAACGACAAGGACCTCCGCAAACAAACGACCGCAGAATTGAACAAGGGTGAGGCCCGTAACGCCCTCGTCAGGGCCGTCAACCTTCATCGTCTTGGCCGGTTCCGCGATCGCAGCCAGGAGAACTTGTCCATCCGGGCGTCGGCGCTGAACCTCGTGGTGACGGCTATCATCTACTGGAACAGCGTTCATATGGGCCGGGCCGTCGCCGCGCTGCGCGACCGTGGGCAGCAGGTTCCCGATGAATGGCTGTCGACACTCTCCCCTCTCGGTTGGGAGCACATCAACCTCACCGGGGACTACATCTGGGAGGACGAACCGGCGCTCGATGATGAAGGCTTCAGGCCCATTCCGTTCCTACCGTAA